The following coding sequences lie in one Candoia aspera isolate rCanAsp1 chromosome 11, rCanAsp1.hap2, whole genome shotgun sequence genomic window:
- the ZNF319 gene encoding zinc finger protein 319, whose translation MSETWSQQPPPPQQPPHHSATAALPEHPIPSSAVTENPLGCAVYGILLQPEPSGLQHHTPVSTGGGEPTPKCGACGHDLSHLANPQEHQCLQGGHDRSFQCTQCLKIFHQATDLLEHQCLQVEQKPFVCGVCKMGFSLLTSLAQHHSVHNGSAAVKCSICEKTYKAAAAAAVAAPEEPAPPQQPAALNRTPVEKPYGCSICQKPFKHLSELSRHERVHTGEKPYKCSLCDKSFSQSSHLVHHKRTHSAERPYKCTVCEKAFKHRSHLVRHMYAHSGEAHLFRCNVCELHFKESSELLQHPCTPSSERPFRCAACHKTFRRPSDLRQHERTHSTERPFQCDLCQMSFKQQYALMRHRRTHKAVGPTPSVEQEAAPPPFKCSLCEKGFVQPAHLLYHQHVHGIENLFKCNACQKGFSQSSELLRHRCVQSAERPFKCTACSKAYKRASALQKHQLASHCAEKPLRCTLCERRFFSSSEFVQHRCDPARERPLKCPDCQKRFKYASDLQRHRRVHTGEKPYKCPSCEKAFKQREHLNKHHGVHTREQHYKCMWCGERFLDLGLLQEHSAQHTSTEGTYTVAPCLP comes from the coding sequence ATGTCAGAAACCTGGTCGCagcagcccccacccccccagcagcCCCCACATCACAGTGCCACAGCTGCCCTCCCGGAGCACCCCATCCCGTCCAGCGCGGTCACCGAAAATCCCTTGGGCTGTGCTGTCTACGGCATCCTCCTCCAGCCAGAGCCCAGCGGGCTGCAGCACCACACACCTGTCTCCACCGGCGGCGGGGAGCCAACTCCCAAATGTGGGGCCTGCGGACACGACCTGTCACACCTCGCCAACCCCCAGGAGCACCAGTGCCTGCAGGGGGGCCACGACCGGTCCTTCCAGTGCACACAGTGCCTGAAGATCTTCCACCAAGCCACGGACCTCCTGGAGCACCAGTGCCTGCAGGTGGAGCAGAAGCCCTTCGTCTGCGGCGTCTGCAAAATGGGTTTCTCCCTGCTCACCTCGCTGGCGCAGCACCACAGCGTCCACAACGGCAGCGCGGCCGTCAAGTGCTCCATCTGCGAGAAGACCTACaaggcagcggcggcggcggcagtggCGGCTCCTGAGGAGCCCGCCCCGCCACAGCAGCCGGCAGCCCTCAACCGGACTCCTGTGGAGAAGCCCTACGGCTGCTCCATCTGCCAGAAGCCCTTCAAGCACCTCTCGGAGCTGTCGCGGCATGAGCGGGTGCACACCGGGGAGAAGCCCTACAAGTGTAGCCTCTGCGACAAGAGCTTCAGCCAGTCCTCGCACCTGGTGCACCACAAGCGCACGCACAGTGCCGAGCGGCCCTACAAGTGCACTGTGTGCGAGAAGGCCTTCAAACACCGCTCCCACCTGGTGCGCCACATGTACGCCCACTCAGGCGAGGCCCACCTCTTCCGCTGCAACGTTTGCGAGCTGCATTTCAAGGAGTCCTCCGAGCTGCTGCAGCACCCCTGCACGCCCAGCAGCGAAAGGCCCTTCCGCTGTGCGGCTTGCCACAAGACCTTCCGGCGGCCCTCGGACCTCCGGCAGCACGAGCGCACCCACAGCACAGAGCGCCCCTTTCAGTGCGACCTCTGCCAGATGAGCTTCAAGCAGCAGTATGCACTCATGCGACACCGCCGCACCCACAAGGCTGTGGGCCCCACCCCTTCTGTGGAGCAGGAGGCTGCGCCGCCGCCTTTCAAGTGCTCCTTATGCGAGAAAGGCTTTGTGCAGCCAGCCCACTTGCTGTATCACCAGCATGTCCACGGCATTGAGAACCTCTTCAAATGCAATGCCTGCCAGAAAGGCTTCAGCCAGTCTTCAGAACTGTTGCGCCACCGCTGCGTCCAGAGCGCTGAGCGGCCTTTCAAATGCACCGCCTGCAGCAAGGCCTACAAGCGGGCCTCTGCCTTGCAGAAGCACCAGTTGGCCTCGCACTGTGCCGAGAAGCCCCTTCGCTGCACCCTGTGCGAGCGGCGCTTCTTCTCTTCCTCGGAATTTGTGCAGCACCGCTGCGATCCTGCCCGCGAACGGCCCCTGAAATGTCCGGACTGCCAGAAGCGCTTCAAGTACGCCTCTGATCTGCAGCGCCATCGGCGCGTCCACACGGGGGAAAAGCCGTACAAGTGCCCCTCATGTGAAAAGGCCTTCAAGCAGCGGGAGCACCTGAACAAGCACCATGGGGTTCACACACGAGAGCAGCACTACAAGTGCATGTGGTGTGGCGAGCGCTTCCTGGACCTGGGCCTGCTGCAGGAGCACAGCGCGCAGCACACCTCCACGGAGGGCACTTACACGGTGGCTCCCTGCCTGCCCTGA
- the SPMIP8 gene encoding sperm microtubule inner protein 8, translated as MAQALDLVPWPQDASPIYAAPGVLIPLEPKKIMLAGVKDHLYHPCLPTLRRMDMDTVANRLTDEHSRTTTSCSKEDFQNATFTLAGVPSERLPSLGMTELGKSLTARYRAGKMAPLLPSTNQEEWPSYTRAMEDWSRFVSAAGEFKLPSLNRKVLGFSCYAVRYLKPDVTQTWRYCLNQNPSLDRYGPKPLPYNTVNTYRSFGTAHSRSHYLEPWR; from the exons ATGGCCCAGGCTCTGGACTTGGTCCcctggccccaggatgccagccCTATCTATGCAGCGCCCGGAGTCCTAATTCCCCTGGAGCCCAAGAAGATCATGTTGGCTGGCGTGAAGGACCACCTCTACCACCCCTGCTTGCCCACGCTGAGGCGCATGGACATGGACACCGTTGCCAACAGGCTCACAGATGAGCACTCCAGGACAACCACCTCTTGCTCCAAAG AGGATTTTCAGAACGCGACCTTCACCCTGGCCGGAGTGCCCAGCGAGCGCCTCCCCTCCCTG GGCATGACGGAGCTGGGCAAGTCGCTGACCGCCAGGTACCGAGCGGGGAAGATGGCTCCGCTGCTGCCCAGCACCAACCAGGAGGAGTGGCCCAGCTACACGCGCGCCATGGAGGACTGGTCCCGCTTCGTCTCAGCCGCGGGGGAGTTCAAGCTCCCGAGCCTGAATCGCAAAG ttcTTGGGTTCAGCTGTTATGCTGTGAGATACTTAAAACCAGACGTCACACAAACCTGGAGG TATTGCCTCAATCAGAATCCGAGCCTGGATCGATATGGACCAAAGCCCCTCCCTTACAACACCGT GAATACCTACAGGAGCTTTGGAACAGCCCACAG CCGCTCTCACTACCTGGAGCCCTGGCGCTAG
- the LOC134504062 gene encoding cyclic nucleotide-gated cation channel beta-1-like, whose product MVQKVQVDLLEMGRASIAPLWLSSGILGPFPVVTPVLLGDCKRDVRRPGPGGTLNQANRQSLLQHVLSLGFLFQSLPELRASPGHPVPGPPWVEAGTLPLIQLCASASARMFGWIEKVVPQPPVKFHLPVMEEKDTPAEQRAAEDEPGLAGQLPEGDFCNPAQGNSATNQSFCGQVPKLCQGGQDATIQNGAAVWPVLLDQYWQSDPWTPWRLLVSKGSVFLLWLPLTSFLPPPPSASQGLLSWLSQGLQRVIPQPPLDSSLVSLRVAAKAAEASIDMPEGTEVQSINDEEEELEVAILEPEDQTEAQSSTSSNAPDNTNGRKVFTWLMEGFDKIMPQPENRKKAEEVTPERPAEESANSKENTRGTSQSDPFPASSPRSTGVKGGASPDQQSYLSLPLFPQRPGGDGAHSLFMRFLQGLEKVMPQPVTKARPDGQPMKSTVQGSEEERSKGA is encoded by the exons atggtccaaaaagtccAGGTGGATTTATTAGAAATGGGCAGAGCATCGATCGCACCACTGTGGCTGTCATCTGGAATTTTGGGGCCATTCCCTGTGGTCACCCCTGTCCTCCTAGGAGACTGTAAGAGGGATGTTCGAAGGCCTGGCCCTGGTGGAACTCTGAACCAAGCCAACCGCCAGTCTCTCCTCCAACATGTCCTCTCCCTGGGATTTCTTTTCCAGTCACTTCCTGAGCTCAGAGCTTCTCCCGGTCATCCAGTTCCTGGGCCTCCTTGGGTCGAAGCTGGCACCCTGCCCTTGATTCAGCTTTGTGCCAGCGCCAGTGCCAGGATGTTTGGCTGGATTGAGAAGGTGGTACCACAGCCTCCTGTGAAGTTCCACCTTCCGGTGATGGAAGAAAAAGACACACCAGCAGAACAGAGAGCAGCAGAGGACGAGCCAGGACTTGCTGGGCAG CTGCCAGAAGGAGATTTCTGCAATCCAGCACAAGGTAATTCAGCTACCAATCAAAGCTTTTGTGGGCAGGTGCCCAAGCTCTGCCAG GGTGGCCAGGATGCCACGATCCAAAACGGGGCTGCAGTTTGGCCAGTTCTTTTAGACCAGTACTGGCAGAGTGACCCTTGGACCCCCTGGAGGCTGCTGGTCTCAAAGGGCAGCGTCTTCCTCCTTTGGCTCCCCCTCACTAGCTTTCTCCCACCTCCCCCCAGTGCCAGCCAGGGGCTCCTCTCCTGGCTTTCCCAGGGCCTGCAGAGGGTCATCCCACAGCCACCACTGGACAGCTCCCTGGTCTCCTTGCGGGTGGCTGCCAAAGCTGCGGAGGCCAGCATCGATATGCCAGAAGGG ACAGAAGTCCAAAGCATCAATGACGAGGAGGAGGAACTAG AGGTAGCTATTCTTGAGCCGGAAGACCAGACTGAAGCACAATCCAGCACCAGCAGCAATGCCCCAGATAACAC CAATGGGAGAAAAGTATTTACTTGGCTGATGGAAGGATTTGACAAAATAATGCCTCAGCCAGAGAACAGGAAAAAAGCTGAG GAAGTGACTCCAGAAAGACCTGCTGAAGAAAGTG CCAACTCCAAGGAGAACACCCGAGGGACATCGCAGAGTGACCCATTCCCGGCCAGTTCTCCCCGTTCCACTGGAGTGAAGGGGGGGGCCTCGCCCGACCAGCAGTCCTACCTCAGCCTCCCTCTCTTCCCCCAGAGGCCTGGAGGTGACGGGGCTCACAG TCTGTTCATGCGGTTCCTTCAGGGACTGGAGAAAGTGATGCCCCAGCCCGTTACCAAAGCAAGGCCAGATGGGCAG